TCACCACGGATCAGCCTCTCTGCACCTGCGGGACGACCAACTCGACACTCCACACATCGTCAGTGTGATCGATGTGAACCCGGCCTCCGACGCTGGCGGCCCGCTCCCGCATACCCCTCAGCCCGTGGCCCCGGCCCCGGCCGGTGAACGCGGAGCCGCTCGGCAAGGGGTTGGACACTTCAAGGCGAACCCCGGAGTGATCCTCTGCGACCAGGACCTTCACGGGGCTGCCCGTCGCGTGCTTGAGCGCGTTGGTCAAGGACTCCTGAGCGACTCGGTAGACCGCGAGTTGCGCGGCGGGGCTCATGTGGCTTTCGACCACGCCGGAGAGGGTGACCTCCATTCCGGCTTCCCGCACGGCCTCGATGAGCGCGGGAAGGTCGGACAGACCGGGAAGGGGGCGGCGCTCCTCGCCGGCGTCGGCATCCGGTCGCGATCCGGTGTCGGCTCCGTCCTCGTGCCGCAGCACTGCGAGCATGCCGCGCAACTCGTGCAGGGTTCGCCGACCCCGCAGGGAGATCGAATCGAAGATCGCGCTGGATGACGGGTGTGCGTCGGCGGAGGCCGCGGCACCGCCCTCGGCCAGCACGACCATCCCGCTCACCGAGTGAGTGAGCAGGTCGTGCATCTCGCGGGCGATGCGGGCCCGTTCCTCCGCGGCCGCGCGACCGGCCTCCGCCTTCAGCAGGCGGTGCTGGGAGTCCTGGCGTGTCACGGCGTCCTTGAGCGCCCGCAGGCGATAGCGACTCACCACGCCGAGGAGCCAGGCCACCACGATGATCAGCCACGTGTAGGCCACCTCGATGAACGTTGTGGCGGCCTCGCGGCCGAGCAGCACCGCCGGGACCATCACCACCGCCACCCCGAGAACCAGCGCCGCCTGCCAGCGGCGGGCGTACGCGGCAGCGGCGTGAATCGCTGTCAGTGCACCCAACGGTGCAGGAGGCGCCGGCCAGGCCGCCAGTCCGTAGATGAACGCACTTGGGGCGACGACGACGTTGACGGCGAACGGAGCCCTGCGCCGAGCGGCGACGGGCAGTGTCTGACCGGCAGCCGCCACATACGCCCAGGCCGGCACATGGCAGTCGCAGTCCGCCGACTGGTACCGGAGCACGAGGGCAGAAAGAGCGAAGAGCACCAGCGCCAGCAGCACATCACCTGCCAGAGAATGCCGTCGTCCCCACTCCGAGCAGCGCGTCAGGACACCCGCTCGCATCACTCCCACCACCTGGCCTCGTCAGTGAGCGCACGGCACGGCTCCCTGCCCGTGCAGTCGGCGAACCACTGTACTGGCGGGGCTCGGTACGCCGGCAGCGGTGCGTGGCTGGGCCGATGATGTTGGCTGTCTTGCACCGGACGGGGCGTCAGCCGGGTGCCATAACGGTCCAGCGTTTCGGGACCAGGGTGAAGCCCCTGGTCCCGGGGCGCGGGCGACGATTTCCATGCCGGTGCCCAACGCGGAGGCGACGCGTACCGCTCCTACGACCGGGATCTGACTCCGAGCGGGCTCCGCGGCCGGCCCCTCCTCAGCCCTACCCGTACGTACG
This genomic stretch from Streptomyces sp. Go-475 harbors:
- a CDS encoding histidine kinase, with amino-acid sequence MLLALVLFALSALVLRYQSADCDCHVPAWAYVAAAGQTLPVAARRRAPFAVNVVVAPSAFIYGLAAWPAPPAPLGALTAIHAAAAYARRWQAALVLGVAVVMVPAVLLGREAATTFIEVAYTWLIIVVAWLLGVVSRYRLRALKDAVTRQDSQHRLLKAEAGRAAAEERARIAREMHDLLTHSVSGMVVLAEGGAAASADAHPSSSAIFDSISLRGRRTLHELRGMLAVLRHEDGADTGSRPDADAGEERRPLPGLSDLPALIEAVREAGMEVTLSGVVESHMSPAAQLAVYRVAQESLTNALKHATGSPVKVLVAEDHSGVRLEVSNPLPSGSAFTGRGRGHGLRGMRERAASVGGRVHIDHTDDVWSVELVVPQVQRG